A single genomic interval of Halalkalibaculum roseum harbors:
- a CDS encoding TIGR00266 family protein, producing the protein MADQIDYVIHGNDLQIVEVELDPGEAVRGEIGTMMYMDEGIEMQTSTGGGIFKGLKRMVTGESFFISSFLNNSGKKQKVSFAATYPGKVVPIDLKEEGGSFLCQKDAFLCAAAGIEVEVAFTKRFGSGLFGGEGFILQRLTGSGLAFMHSGGTSIKRKLATGEKLIVDTGCLVGLSENVDYDIRFIGGFKNALFGGEGLFLAEVTGPGTVYLQSLPFSRLVDRIASAVNVHYNDKG; encoded by the coding sequence ATGGCAGATCAGATAGATTATGTAATTCATGGCAATGATCTTCAAATTGTTGAGGTGGAGCTCGATCCCGGTGAAGCTGTACGCGGTGAGATAGGCACCATGATGTACATGGATGAGGGTATAGAGATGCAGACCTCCACGGGAGGTGGAATTTTCAAAGGCTTAAAAAGAATGGTGACGGGTGAGAGCTTTTTTATCTCCTCATTTCTAAATAATTCAGGAAAGAAACAGAAAGTGAGTTTTGCCGCCACTTATCCGGGAAAGGTAGTGCCGATTGATCTTAAAGAGGAGGGAGGATCCTTTTTGTGTCAGAAAGATGCCTTTTTGTGTGCCGCTGCGGGCATAGAGGTAGAGGTTGCTTTCACAAAGCGATTCGGTAGCGGTTTATTCGGCGGAGAGGGTTTCATCCTTCAGCGACTCACCGGAAGTGGTTTAGCTTTTATGCACTCTGGAGGTACTTCTATCAAGCGAAAGCTAGCCACGGGTGAAAAACTTATCGTGGATACCGGATGCCTGGTCGGGCTTTCGGAAAACGTGGATTATGATATCCGGTTTATCGGCGGTTTCAAAAATGCTCTCTTTGGTGGGGAGGGACTGTTTCTTGCAGAAGTCACCGGTCCCGGCACCGTTTATTTACAAAGTTTGCCTTTCTCACGATTGGTTGATCGTATTGCATCCGCAGTGAATGTACATTACAACGACAAGGGTTAA
- a CDS encoding DUF1614 domain-containing protein: MRGFPPGCLALFLFFVLLILIPFFLAEVMLTALAKLGLSAQQSIMAAIGIFLGSMVNIPLTRFENRGKVKMSPSKMFGLERQLFPGLQQQDSTLLAVNLGGCIIPLMIAAYQIVRLSELGTHYILGCGVVVVANIIICRYTAKPVKNMGIAIPALIPAMAAAVLALFFVPEQAPAVAFTAGVLGPLIGADLLHLNEIKKMGTPIASIGGAGTFDGIVLSGIVATLLA, translated from the coding sequence ATGCGAGGATTTCCGCCGGGTTGTTTGGCACTTTTTCTGTTTTTCGTTCTGCTTATTCTCATACCATTCTTTCTGGCCGAGGTCATGCTGACGGCACTTGCCAAGCTCGGTCTCAGTGCCCAGCAATCTATCATGGCAGCAATCGGTATCTTTCTGGGGAGTATGGTAAATATTCCCTTAACCCGATTTGAAAACCGGGGGAAGGTCAAAATGTCCCCCTCTAAAATGTTCGGACTCGAGCGCCAGCTTTTTCCAGGTCTCCAGCAGCAGGATTCCACACTGCTTGCTGTAAACCTTGGCGGATGCATCATTCCGCTTATGATTGCTGCTTATCAAATCGTGCGGCTCAGTGAACTGGGAACCCATTATATTCTTGGATGCGGTGTGGTAGTTGTAGCTAATATCATCATATGCCGCTACACGGCCAAACCCGTAAAAAATATGGGTATTGCTATTCCCGCACTCATTCCGGCAATGGCTGCTGCCGTACTGGCTTTGTTTTTTGTACCTGAGCAGGCACCGGCGGTTGCATTTACAGCCGGCGTCTTAGGGCCGCTTATCGGGGCAGACCTTCTCCATCTCAATGAGATTAAAAAGATGGGCACTCCGATAGCAAGCATAGGTGGAGCCGGGACCTTCGACGGTATCGTGCTATCAGGTATTGTAGCAACTTTACTGGCTTAA
- a CDS encoding efflux RND transporter periplasmic adaptor subunit, which produces MNWNKTLLISVIILLTGGAVTALIFTTEPEASRSGATQETAMLVNIIEVNRDNYQPIIEAMGTVRASQDITLSPRVSGQIVERSDEFTPGGYVREGDTLLRIDPSDYENNLEQQRSELQQAMADLDLEMGRQEAAEKEYELYGDTLSEQNKARILRKPQLDAVRAQVAAARAAVNRAEMDLKRTTLTAPFDAHIISRNVNIGSQVAPGNNLGRLVGLDTYWVEASVPLSKLRWLNIRNNDNSEGSEVRIRNRTAWQADEYRSGTLFKMVGFIEEQTRMARVLVEIPDPMAYRDENSGSPSLIIGSFVETNIEGNELTDVIRLNRDYVRSNDTVWIMEDGKLRIRDIDVVMRDANYAYISEGLNDTDKVVTTNLSTVSDGAPLRLEGSASQNSSRPDSLMSDM; this is translated from the coding sequence ATGAACTGGAATAAAACGCTGCTCATTTCCGTCATAATTCTTTTGACAGGTGGTGCTGTAACTGCACTCATTTTTACAACAGAACCCGAAGCTTCCCGATCCGGTGCTACACAGGAAACCGCCATGCTGGTGAATATCATTGAGGTTAACCGGGATAATTACCAGCCCATTATCGAAGCCATGGGTACTGTCAGGGCCTCCCAGGATATCACCCTCAGTCCAAGAGTCAGCGGACAAATTGTGGAACGTTCAGATGAATTTACACCAGGCGGTTATGTAAGAGAGGGTGATACCCTGTTGCGAATTGATCCCTCTGACTATGAAAATAACCTGGAGCAACAACGCAGCGAACTTCAACAGGCTATGGCTGATTTGGATCTTGAAATGGGTCGACAGGAAGCTGCCGAAAAAGAATACGAGTTATACGGAGATACCTTATCCGAACAGAATAAAGCCCGTATATTGAGAAAACCTCAACTGGATGCTGTAAGGGCGCAAGTTGCAGCTGCTCGTGCAGCGGTAAATCGAGCAGAAATGGATCTGAAGCGAACCACTTTAACCGCGCCTTTCGATGCCCATATAATAAGCAGAAATGTAAACATTGGTTCACAGGTGGCTCCGGGAAATAATCTGGGACGGTTGGTGGGGCTGGATACCTACTGGGTGGAAGCATCGGTTCCCTTGTCAAAGTTGCGATGGCTTAACATTCGTAACAATGATAATTCCGAGGGGTCGGAAGTTCGAATAAGGAACCGAACGGCATGGCAGGCTGATGAGTATCGAAGCGGGACTCTCTTTAAAATGGTCGGATTCATTGAAGAGCAAACCAGAATGGCAAGAGTGCTAGTAGAGATTCCTGATCCAATGGCTTATCGTGATGAAAACTCAGGATCCCCTTCCCTGATTATCGGTTCTTTTGTTGAGACAAATATTGAAGGAAATGAACTGACTGACGTCATTCGCCTAAACCGGGATTATGTGCGCTCAAATGATACCGTATGGATTATGGAAGACGGTAAACTACGCATCAGAGATATTGATGTGGTAATGAGGGATGCCAACTATGCCTATATATCGGAAGGCCTTAATGATACCGACAAAGTTGTTACCACAAATTTATCTACCGTATCCGATGGGGCCCCGCTCCGGCTTGAAGGGTCAGCCTCCCAAAATTCTTCGCGTCCGGATAGCCTAATGAGTGACATGTAA
- a CDS encoding dienelactone hydrolase family protein, translated as MKSILLSLLALLLTLEVSAQDYATEQLENSPRHHEWVTMESSGRVLHTFVAYPERSDNAPVVLVIHENRGLNDWARSFADQLAAAGYIAVAPDLISNTVEGIQKTSDFKSSDAAREAIYALDPDMVTTDLLNVLDYARSIDAGDGTVAVAGFCWGGSQSFRFATNAGDSIDAALVFYGTGPESLEDYQRIEVPVYGFYGGDDQRVNATIENSEMMMEEAGNTYDYKIYEGAGHAYMRRGDDPDAPKDDPNVIARNQSWERLKSILNNL; from the coding sequence ATGAAATCTATACTGTTATCACTTCTAGCACTGCTCCTTACGCTTGAGGTATCGGCCCAGGATTATGCCACTGAGCAATTGGAAAACTCTCCGCGTCATCATGAGTGGGTCACCATGGAATCCAGCGGTCGGGTACTTCACACTTTTGTTGCCTATCCCGAACGATCAGATAATGCCCCGGTGGTACTGGTGATTCATGAAAACCGGGGTCTGAACGATTGGGCCCGCAGCTTTGCCGATCAGCTGGCGGCAGCCGGATATATTGCAGTGGCTCCTGATTTGATCTCCAATACGGTGGAAGGGATACAGAAGACCTCCGATTTCAAAAGTTCTGATGCCGCCCGGGAAGCCATTTATGCGCTGGACCCGGATATGGTTACCACCGACCTACTGAATGTGCTTGATTATGCCCGTTCTATTGATGCGGGTGATGGCACTGTAGCAGTGGCGGGGTTCTGCTGGGGAGGTTCGCAATCGTTTCGCTTTGCAACCAATGCCGGTGACAGCATTGATGCGGCGCTTGTATTTTACGGTACCGGCCCTGAGTCACTGGAGGATTACCAGAGGATAGAAGTACCCGTTTACGGGTTTTATGGAGGCGACGATCAGCGTGTGAATGCCACAATTGAAAACTCCGAAATGATGATGGAGGAAGCAGGCAATACCTACGATTACAAAATTTATGAGGGCGCCGGACATGCCTACATGCGGCGCGGTGACGACCCTGATGCTCCGAAAGATGATCCGAATGTTATCGCTCGCAATCAGTCATGGGAGCGCCTGAAAAGTATTCTGAATAATCTGTAA
- the murB gene encoding UDP-N-acetylmuramate dehydrogenase, with product MTRTTAEFPIQYDVDLAPYNTLNIEAKAASFLSVTSQEQLISFIKEAGQEFDNLFVLGGGSNILFADDFEGLVLHVAIKGREVVEETDEYIKLQVGAGENWHETVRYCVEQGWGGIENLSLIPGTVGAAPIQNIGAYGVELVEVFQSLDAVELKTGKVKTFYKQDCRFGYRDSIFKNELKGIYIVTKVTLALSKNPQLNTSYGAISRELEKRNIQSPTIRDISQVVIDIRNSKLPNPDELGNAGSFFKNPVVSRQKYEHLKMKYPSVPGYELNEIEIKIPAGWLIEEAGLKGMKLGNAGTYKQQALVIVNHGGATGQEIMELAGKIKASVKNKFGIELVPEVNIVD from the coding sequence ATGACCCGAACCACTGCCGAATTTCCCATTCAATATGATGTTGACCTGGCACCCTATAATACCCTGAACATCGAGGCAAAGGCAGCTTCGTTTTTATCGGTAACCTCACAGGAACAACTTATTAGCTTTATCAAAGAGGCGGGGCAGGAGTTCGATAACCTGTTCGTGTTAGGTGGCGGCAGTAATATCCTTTTTGCGGATGATTTCGAGGGCTTGGTTCTGCATGTTGCCATCAAGGGCAGGGAGGTAGTAGAAGAAACTGATGAGTATATAAAACTTCAGGTAGGGGCCGGTGAAAACTGGCATGAAACCGTTAGGTACTGTGTAGAGCAGGGTTGGGGAGGTATAGAAAACTTATCCCTGATTCCGGGCACGGTGGGCGCTGCACCCATACAGAACATTGGCGCCTATGGAGTCGAGTTGGTGGAAGTATTCCAAAGCCTTGATGCCGTTGAGCTTAAGACGGGAAAGGTAAAAACATTTTATAAACAAGATTGCCGCTTCGGCTATCGCGACAGTATCTTCAAGAATGAGCTGAAGGGAATATATATCGTAACAAAGGTCACGCTTGCACTATCAAAAAACCCTCAGTTGAATACGTCCTACGGGGCCATCAGCAGGGAACTGGAAAAAAGAAATATCCAAAGTCCAACGATACGTGATATAAGTCAGGTAGTGATTGATATACGCAACAGCAAGCTGCCCAATCCTGATGAACTGGGAAATGCAGGTAGTTTTTTTAAGAACCCGGTAGTTTCCAGGCAAAAATATGAGCACCTGAAAATGAAATATCCTTCAGTACCGGGCTATGAATTGAATGAAATCGAAATAAAAATACCGGCAGGATGGCTAATCGAAGAAGCGGGATTAAAGGGAATGAAACTTGGCAACGCCGGGACCTACAAGCAACAGGCACTGGTCATTGTAAATCATGGAGGAGCAACAGGCCAGGAAATCATGGAGCTGGCGGGAAAAATCAAAGCTTCTGTCAAGAATAAGTTCGGCATTGAACTGGTACCCGAAGTCAATATTGTCGACTGA
- a CDS encoding DinB family protein, which produces MKTLLTLILSSLLFLSISLPDSTAQSSETDHNFREQFIAHFQYASRVLDLAKAMPADTYSWRPGEGVMSVEEVYTHIARYNYLYAATSLDIPAPDDIDMENMESISGKENVVEVLEASIDHLMEAVKQMPNAKLNEETELYGRTVNGRGVLMQHITHMSEHVGQSIAYARMNGIVPPWSR; this is translated from the coding sequence ATGAAAACACTATTAACCCTGATCTTATCCTCTCTCCTATTTTTATCAATTTCATTACCGGATTCGACGGCACAAAGTTCTGAGACTGACCATAATTTCAGAGAGCAGTTTATCGCTCATTTTCAATATGCTTCACGCGTGCTGGATCTTGCCAAAGCCATGCCTGCAGATACCTACTCCTGGCGTCCGGGTGAAGGCGTTATGTCGGTGGAAGAAGTGTATACTCACATAGCACGCTATAATTATTTGTATGCCGCCACTTCTCTGGATATACCAGCTCCTGACGATATTGATATGGAGAACATGGAATCCATAAGTGGTAAAGAAAATGTTGTTGAAGTACTGGAAGCTTCCATCGATCATTTAATGGAAGCGGTAAAGCAAATGCCGAATGCCAAACTTAATGAAGAAACCGAATTATATGGAAGGACGGTCAACGGCCGGGGCGTTCTCATGCAACATATCACACACATGAGTGAACACGTCGGTCAATCAATCGCCTATGCCCGGATGAACGGTATTGTACCTCCCTGGAGCAGATAG
- a CDS encoding single-stranded DNA-binding protein, with amino-acid sequence MSSLNKAMIIGRLGQDPDVRYTQSNTAVANLSVATSERYKDKSGEWKENTEWHRVVAWGRLAEICQEYLKKGSQVYIEGPIQTRSWEDKDGQTKYTTEIKALTMTMLDSKGSNSGGNMPEKPQNAQPVSSNVDLNENFDDIDDDLPF; translated from the coding sequence ATGAGTTCTTTAAACAAAGCAATGATCATTGGTCGCTTGGGCCAGGATCCAGATGTACGTTATACCCAGTCGAATACGGCTGTTGCTAATTTATCGGTAGCAACCTCCGAACGCTACAAGGATAAATCGGGTGAGTGGAAAGAAAATACCGAGTGGCACCGCGTAGTGGCATGGGGCAGACTCGCTGAAATTTGCCAGGAATATTTGAAAAAAGGCTCGCAGGTATATATTGAGGGTCCCATTCAAACCCGCAGCTGGGAGGATAAAGACGGTCAAACCAAGTATACTACCGAGATCAAAGCGCTGACGATGACCATGCTTGACAGCAAGGGGAGCAACAGCGGAGGCAATATGCCTGAGAAACCTCAGAATGCCCAACCGGTATCCAGCAATGTTGATCTGAATGAGAACTTTGATGATATCGATGATGATCTACCATTCTAA
- a CDS encoding S9 family peptidase — protein sequence MKYLTTLLFSLTIILYIAPSDLLAQEADPAKWTVEDVIKQESAYSLEFSPDGSSLVWVKRRADKEEDKFITDLYLTRLDVTEDDTFKTVQLTRGKESDNSPLFSRDGKTIYFLSSREEGKKLWAMSIYGGEPYEVHTFESGISDIQWLGDDKLAFESDEGKTLYEMKLEEAKDNTVVVEDTAHFKASRIYSFDLESKEISRLTDNEFPVGEYRVSKNGKHLVTSHILSPDYGADANPKPTYYLWDLETGEKQQILKDGYQTPGNFEFTENNEGFYFVSVKSSDPEWNGAGITLLYYYNLADNTVKNVPVDWDWGLGSGFDLIGNDLIVGLANGATVKLAYMEKTGNGWNKKEVDAGEMDERVSIVAVGKEGKNVAYVYSTASTPPQYRLASLKKGRNNVSLPEGEELFKLNKHLDKKTKARTEVVTWTGAMDDEINGILYYPHNYQEGRAYPLVVTIHGGPSGVDTDSWNESWTDFNNIMAQKGAFVLQPNYHGSSNHGLEFVESIKGHYYEYEVPDVISGVEMLIDKGMVDRDSLGVKGWSNGAIITTMLTIQYPEMFKVAAPGAGDVNWTSDYGTCRFGVSFDQSYFGGAPWDNTDGKIYNTTYIQKSPLFEMEKVRTPTLIHHGSEDRAVPRDQGWEYYRALQQIEKAPVRFLWYPGQPHGLQKVTHQTRKMEEEIRWFDTYLFGTYEPENEAFKEESPLAEILKKDKIQMNEGLYGMVAGGSLIPETNRIKEDSIAIGRFEVTNAQFAAYDQNHSYPAVRANYPATGITVEDAIAYTEWLSSLTGNTYRLPNSDEATSLHKQAKKTAANENTLNYWAGYEITIDEVPELREKMGELQHSLLKESGSYKGTKLGEALIYDLGGNASEYQEDGSSYGYSAVSYVDERGEVKEAPLSYTGFRVIME from the coding sequence ATGAAATATCTCACTACCCTACTATTTTCACTGACTATCATTTTATATATAGCACCCTCCGATCTTCTTGCACAGGAAGCGGATCCCGCAAAATGGACTGTAGAAGATGTCATCAAGCAGGAGAGCGCCTACAGTCTTGAATTCTCCCCGGATGGCAGCAGTCTTGTGTGGGTTAAAAGAAGAGCCGATAAAGAAGAGGATAAATTTATTACTGATCTTTATCTCACTCGACTGGACGTAACAGAGGACGATACGTTCAAAACAGTGCAGCTAACCCGTGGCAAAGAATCGGATAACAGTCCGCTCTTTTCAAGAGATGGAAAGACCATCTATTTTCTATCCTCGCGGGAGGAAGGCAAAAAACTTTGGGCCATGAGTATTTATGGAGGGGAACCCTATGAGGTACATACCTTTGAATCGGGCATTTCTGATATTCAATGGCTGGGAGATGACAAATTGGCCTTTGAATCGGATGAAGGAAAAACGCTGTATGAAATGAAGCTTGAGGAAGCCAAAGACAACACAGTTGTAGTGGAAGATACAGCACATTTTAAGGCAAGTCGTATTTACTCATTCGATCTGGAATCAAAAGAGATAAGCCGGCTAACTGACAATGAATTCCCGGTGGGTGAGTACCGGGTTTCTAAAAACGGAAAGCATCTGGTCACCTCTCATATCCTCTCACCTGACTATGGGGCTGATGCCAATCCCAAACCTACCTACTACCTTTGGGACCTGGAAACCGGTGAAAAACAACAGATTTTAAAAGACGGATACCAGACCCCTGGAAATTTTGAATTCACTGAAAACAATGAAGGATTTTATTTTGTATCGGTAAAGTCTTCCGATCCGGAGTGGAACGGAGCCGGTATAACCTTGCTGTACTATTATAACTTGGCAGATAATACGGTTAAGAATGTACCCGTCGATTGGGATTGGGGACTCGGTTCAGGGTTTGATCTGATAGGCAACGATCTGATTGTAGGACTTGCCAACGGCGCCACGGTAAAGCTGGCTTACATGGAGAAAACCGGAAACGGATGGAATAAAAAAGAAGTGGACGCCGGCGAGATGGATGAGCGTGTTTCCATTGTAGCGGTAGGCAAAGAAGGAAAGAATGTGGCATATGTCTATTCAACCGCTTCAACCCCTCCGCAGTATAGGCTAGCGAGTTTAAAGAAAGGTCGCAACAACGTATCCCTGCCGGAAGGCGAAGAACTTTTTAAGCTTAATAAACACCTTGACAAGAAAACCAAAGCCCGTACTGAAGTGGTGACATGGACCGGCGCGATGGATGATGAAATTAATGGCATTTTGTACTATCCGCATAACTACCAGGAAGGACGTGCCTATCCCCTCGTTGTTACTATACACGGCGGTCCATCGGGTGTGGATACTGACAGCTGGAATGAATCATGGACAGACTTTAACAATATCATGGCTCAGAAAGGAGCGTTCGTACTGCAGCCCAATTATCACGGCTCTTCCAATCACGGACTGGAATTCGTGGAATCCATTAAAGGACATTACTACGAATATGAAGTACCGGATGTTATTTCCGGAGTTGAGATGCTCATTGATAAGGGCATGGTCGACCGTGACTCACTTGGGGTTAAAGGATGGTCGAACGGCGCTATTATCACAACTATGCTCACGATTCAATACCCCGAGATGTTTAAGGTTGCGGCACCCGGAGCAGGAGATGTTAACTGGACTTCCGATTATGGAACCTGTCGCTTTGGTGTCTCATTCGATCAAAGTTATTTCGGTGGAGCCCCATGGGACAACACCGATGGAAAAATCTACAATACAACCTACATACAAAAATCACCTCTGTTTGAGATGGAGAAGGTGAGAACCCCTACCCTTATTCATCACGGAAGTGAAGATCGTGCCGTACCGCGTGACCAGGGCTGGGAGTACTACCGCGCCCTTCAACAGATTGAGAAAGCACCTGTCCGCTTCCTGTGGTACCCGGGACAACCTCACGGACTGCAGAAAGTGACGCATCAGACACGAAAGATGGAAGAAGAGATCAGATGGTTTGACACCTATCTTTTCGGTACCTACGAGCCTGAAAATGAGGCCTTCAAAGAAGAGAGTCCCCTTGCCGAGATCTTGAAAAAAGATAAGATCCAGATGAATGAGGGGCTTTATGGAATGGTAGCCGGCGGAAGTCTGATACCGGAAACAAATCGGATAAAAGAAGACTCAATAGCCATCGGGCGCTTTGAAGTCACAAATGCTCAATTTGCTGCCTATGATCAGAATCACTCATATCCTGCGGTAAGGGCAAATTATCCGGCAACCGGAATTACCGTGGAAGATGCCATAGCTTATACCGAATGGCTGAGTTCGCTGACCGGTAATACCTATCGGCTGCCAAATTCCGATGAAGCCACCTCCCTGCACAAGCAGGCTAAAAAGACTGCAGCCAATGAAAACACTCTAAACTACTGGGCCGGCTATGAGATCACAATCGATGAAGTACCCGAGTTGCGTGAAAAAATGGGTGAACTCCAGCACTCCTTGCTTAAAGAATCGGGATCCTACAAAGGCACCAAGCTGGGTGAGGCGTTGATTTATGACCTTGGCGGTAATGCTTCAGAATATCAGGAAGATGGATCAAGCTACGGGTATTCAGCCGTCAGTTATGTTGATGAACGCGGAGAAGTGAAGGAAGCTCCCTTGTCATACACCGGCTTCAGAGTGATCATGGAATAA
- a CDS encoding hemolysin family protein, translating to MDDPDSFQFILSFLIQAHDATLLDGSLDTVDLVLQFFFIVVGLIFSALFSGSEVAFFSLSNQQDVLTEGGISGSADELILKMLERPRRLLATILIGNTFANIITSVLAAVATGNIVAYFGFSEIFVYTLEVLVLTFMILILSEITPKIIAINDPLKSARKISRFIYGLYIILLPLSKLIANSTISLEERLPKPDSKMTSEDIMTMAEVSEMEGSIKSDEREIIENVIEFGTTSVREIMTSRVNVVAVSTENSLNEVLALIREKGLSRMPLYENDLDNILGIIYSKDVLPYINSDIERTTINWRTIARKALFIPATKKLDDLLRDFQQEKTHIAIVVDEYGGTEGLITLDDILEEIVGDISDEYGENEEQLYTQFKNGVYVFDAKIDLDDMEEILEIELTADDDDFETLGGLVYHLTERIPNVGERVYYKGLELTIHSVQNNRVRKLRVKLNEDDAKQQKSPVKDKE from the coding sequence TTGGACGATCCAGACAGTTTTCAATTTATTTTATCATTTCTGATACAGGCACACGATGCTACTCTTCTGGATGGCTCGTTGGATACCGTTGATCTTGTTCTGCAGTTCTTCTTTATAGTGGTAGGATTGATTTTTTCTGCCCTTTTTTCGGGTTCTGAGGTGGCTTTCTTCTCTCTTTCCAATCAGCAGGACGTACTCACGGAGGGGGGCATAAGCGGTTCGGCCGATGAACTGATCCTCAAAATGCTCGAGCGGCCGCGCCGATTATTGGCCACAATTCTGATAGGTAATACTTTTGCCAACATCATTACATCCGTGCTTGCCGCCGTTGCCACAGGTAATATTGTTGCTTATTTCGGATTCTCAGAGATTTTTGTGTATACCTTAGAGGTACTGGTTTTAACCTTTATGATTCTCATTCTGAGTGAAATTACCCCAAAGATCATTGCCATAAACGATCCGCTGAAATCGGCCAGAAAAATAAGCCGGTTTATATATGGGCTCTACATCATTTTGCTGCCTTTATCCAAGCTTATTGCCAACAGCACCATCAGTCTGGAAGAACGCTTGCCAAAGCCCGATAGCAAAATGACCTCCGAGGATATCATGACCATGGCGGAAGTCAGTGAAATGGAAGGATCAATCAAGAGTGATGAGCGTGAGATTATTGAGAATGTGATTGAATTCGGTACCACATCCGTTAGGGAAATCATGACCTCTCGCGTTAATGTTGTGGCGGTTTCTACAGAGAACTCTTTAAATGAGGTATTGGCCCTGATTAGGGAGAAGGGGTTGTCCAGGATGCCGCTATATGAAAATGATCTGGATAATATATTGGGTATTATTTATTCGAAAGACGTGCTGCCTTATATCAATTCCGATATTGAACGTACCACCATCAATTGGCGTACCATTGCCAGAAAAGCACTCTTCATTCCCGCTACCAAAAAACTGGATGATCTGCTAAGGGATTTTCAACAAGAAAAAACACACATCGCTATTGTAGTGGACGAATACGGGGGTACGGAAGGACTGATCACCCTGGATGATATCCTGGAAGAGATTGTCGGCGATATTTCCGATGAATACGGAGAGAATGAAGAACAGCTCTATACACAGTTCAAAAACGGTGTGTACGTATTTGACGCTAAAATTGATCTGGATGATATGGAGGAGATCCTTGAAATTGAGCTGACAGCAGATGATGATGATTTTGAGACGTTGGGTGGCTTGGTATATCATCTTACAGAACGAATTCCGAATGTGGGTGAAAGAGTTTACTATAAGGGACTTGAACTTACCATTCACTCCGTTCAGAACAACCGGGTAAGAAAATTGCGAGTCAAGTTGAACGAAGATGATGCCAAACAGCAAAAAAGTCCGGTAAAAGATAAAGAATAG